GCCGCGTGCTCCTGCCGCGCGAGGTGGTCGGCGAACAGGAACGTGAGGTGGATCGGCGCCGCGAGGTTCGTCTCGATCTCCGACGCCGTCTCGCGCCACGGCTCCTGCGGCGGGGTGGCGAAGCGGCGCTGCACGCCGGCGTTGTTCACGAGGACGTTGAGGCGCGGGAACGTCGTCGTCGCCCATTCGTAGAGCGCGACGCGGTCGGTCTCGACGCTGACGTCGGCGACGTGCGTGTGGATGGCGGGGAGCCGCGCCGCGATCTCGCGCAGCCGCTCCTCGCGCCGTCCGCACACGATGACCGTGTTGCCGCGCTCGAGCAGCCGCTCGGCGAGCGCGAGCCCGATGCCGGAGGTGGCGCCGGTGACGAGGATGGTGTTGCCGCTGGGTCGCATGGGCGGAAGGTAGCGTATTGCGCACTGGCGTCCCGCGTCGCATAGTGTCCCCTAGAATTCTGGGGGAGACATGGCGAAGACCGAACGCGATCTCTACGGCACCATCGAGCTGCTCGTCCTCAAGGCGCTGAGCTGGGCCCCGTCGCACGGGTTCGGCATCGCGCGCTGGATCGAGCTCGTCTCCGGCGACGACCTCCGCGTGGAGGAAGGCTCGCTCTATCCCGCGCTCTACCGGCTCGAGGCCGAGGGGTGGATCGAGGCGGAGTGGGGCGTCTCCGCGAACGGGCGGCGCGCGAAGTTCTACACGCTCACCCCGCTCGGCCGCCGGATGCTGCGAGCCGAGGAAGGCCGCTGGCAGCGCTTCGTCGAGACCATGGCGCGCGTGCTCGCCGCGACGCCGGGCACCTCCACGGCCGCGGGGTGACGTGCCGTTAGGCCCCGACTGGCTCCGGGAGCGACGCTTCTGGCGCGCCGCGCCCGACCGCGACGTCGACGACGAGCTCGCGTTCCACCTCGCGATGCGCGCGCAGCTCAACGAGTCCGCGGGCATGGACGCGCAGACCGCGCGCGACGCCGCGCTCGCCCGCTTCGGCGACGTGTCCGAGGTGCGCGCGCGGTGCATCACCCTCAGCAACGAACGGGAGCGACGCATGCGACGAGTCGAGCTGTGGTCCGCGGCGCGGCAGCACGCGCGGTACGCCTTCCGCCGACTGCGCGGCGCGCCGGGGTTCGCGGCCGCGGTCGTCGCGATGCTCGCGTTAGGCATCGGCGCCACCACCACGGTGTTCGGCGTCGTCGACGGGATCCTCATCCGCCCGCTGCCGTTCGCCGACCCGTCGCGCCTCGTCGGGCTCACGCACTCGATCCAGATCGCGGGGCTCAGCGTGGTGCAGCAGTCGGACGCGAGCTTCCTGCTCTACCAGCGGCACACGCGCGCGTTCGACGGGATCGCCGTCTGGCGCACGCGCGACGTGAACGTCGCCGCGACGGACGCGTCCGCGGGAGCGGAGCGCGTCGAGGCGGCGGGCGTGAGCGCGACCTTCTTCCCGGTGCTCGGCGTGCGGCCGCGCGCGGGGCGCACGTTCGTCGAGGGGGAGGACCGGTTGGGCGCACCGCCGATCGTCGTCCTCTCGGAGCCGTTGTGGCGGCGGAAGTTCGGCGCCGACCCGGCGATCGTCGGCAAGCGCGTCGTCGTCGACGGGCAGCCGCGCGAGGTCGTGGGCGTCATGCCGGCCGCGTTCCGCTACCCGTCCGCGTCGATCGCGATCTGGTATCCGCTGCCGCTCGATCCGCCGCACGCGAACCCGGGGAGCTTCAACTACACCGCCGTGGCGCGGCTCAAGCCGGGGGTGACGCCGGGGGCGGCGCGTGCGGATCTCGCGCGCGTTCTCCCGCGGCTGCTCGACGAGTTCCCGAGCGACATCCCGCGCGCGATGTTCGAGCAGGCGCACGTGACGCCGATCGTGACGCCGCTGCGCGACGTGCTGGTCGGCGACGTCACGCGCATGCTCTGGCTGCTGCTGGGCGCGGTGGTGCTGCTGCTGCTCGTCGCGTGCGCGAACGTGGCGAGCCTGTTCCTGGTGCGGGCCGAGGGGGCGCAGCGCGATCTCGCGGTGCGCAACGCGTTAGGCGCGGGCGCCGGAGCGATCGTGGCGCAGTACTTCGGCGAGGCGGCGGTGCTCGCCGCGGCCGGCGGCGCGCTCGGCGTGGCGCTCGCCGCGGCCGGGATGGCGGCGCTCCACCGACTGCCGAGCGGCGTCGACCTGCCGCGGCTGGCCGAGGTGGGCGTCGACGCGCGCGTCGTCCTGTTCGCGCTCGTCGTCTCGGTGCTGGGCGCGCTCGTCGTGAGCCTCATGCCGGTGCTGCGCGCGCGCCGCATCGCGCCGGCGGTGGTGCTGAAGGAGTCATCGCGCTCGGCCACCGCGGGGCGCGACCGTCAGCGCGCGCGCTCGGCGCTCGTCGTCGCGCAGGTGGCGCTCGCGCTCGTGCTCGTGGCCGGCTCGGCCCTCATGGCGCGCTCGTTCGCGCGGCTGCGCGACGTGAGCCCGGGATTCGAGGCGGATGGACTGTTCACGATGCGGGTCGCGCTGCCGCAGGCGACGTACACCGACGGCGCGCGGGCGCTCGCGTTCTACGACCGCGTGCTCGCCGAGGCGCGCGCGATCCCCGGCGTGCGCGACGCGACGGTGACCGAGTGGCTGCCGCTGACGGGCGACCACAACGACAGCGCGATGGAGATCGAGGACCACCCGCTGGCGGAGGGCGAGGTACCGCCCGACCACCCGCTGGTGTTCGTGACGCCGGAGTACTTCCGCACGATGCGCGTGCCGCTGCTCGCCGGCCGCACGTTCACGCCCGTGGACGCGCAGCACCTGCCGCTCGAGGTGCTCGTCAGCCGCGCGTTCGCCAGGCAGTACTGGCCGGGGAAGAACCCGATCGGCAAGCGCGTGCGACAGGGGCTCACGAAGACCTGGTACACGGTCGTCGGCGTGGCGGGCGACGTGCACCTCGAGGCGCTGGAGAAGCCGGCGGAGCAGGCGATCTACTTCCCGCTCGCGATCCCCGACGACAGCGGACGCGCGGACGTGACGCGGGCGGCGACGATCGTGGTGCGCACGGCGGGCGACCCGTCGCGGCTGGCGGGCCCGCTGCGCGCCGCGGTGCGCCGCGTCGACCCGGCGATCCCGACCTACGCCGAGCAGCCGATGTCGGCGGTGCTCGGCGCGTCGGCCGCGCGGACGCGGTTCGTGCTGCTGATGTTGGGCGTGGCGAGCCTGGTCGCGCTGGCGATCGGCGCGGTGGGGCTGTACGGCGTGCTCGCGTACGGCGTGACGCTGCGGCGGCGCGAGATCGGCGTGCGCATCGCGCTCGGCGCGGGCAGGACGCACGTGAGCCGCATGATCGCGCGGCGCGGCATCGCGCTGGCATGCGCGGGAGTCGGCGTCGGGCTGGTCGGCGCGATCGCGGCGACGCGGGTGCTGCACGGGCTGCTGTACGACGTGAGCCCGACGGATCCGGTGGCGCTGGCGGCGACGACGATGGTGCTGTTAGGCGTCGCGCTGCTCGCGAGCTGGCTGCCCGCGCGGCGGGCGGCGGCGGTGGATCCGATGGAGGCGTTGCGGAGGGACTGAGGGGCTTTTCGACGGCGGGACGGCTGACGGCGGGACGGCTGACGGCGGGACGATCGACGGCGGGACGATCGACGGCGGGACGATCGACGGCGGGACGTCGGACGGCGGGAGCGGGCGCCCGATCGTAGTTACCAGGGGGGGCTCCCCCCCCTTCGCCCATAGTTCCACGCCGTCGAAGGCGTGGCGGTACCAATCCGACGCACGGCGGATACCGCGCGACGCATCGGCCCCGCCGTCGATCGTCCCGCAGTAAGCCGTCCCGCAGTAAGCCGTCCCGCAGTTAGGCATCCCGCAGTTAGGCATCCCGCAGTCAGGCATCCCGCAGTCAGGCATCCCGCGGTCAGGCATCCCGCGGTCAGGCATCCCGCAGTCAGGCATCCCGCGTCCCGCAGTGGATCGCAGTACCGCCGTTTCAGGACAGCACCCCCCGCGCCTCCTCCCACAGCCCGCGCGCCACCTCCGCCGCTGGCGCGGCCTTCGCGAGCGCGGCCGACTGCCCCGCCCAGGGTTGCATGCGATGCACGTCCGCCGCTTGCTGTCCGGCGACGCGCATCGGGGTCGTGAGGCCGCGCTGCACCGGATACGGCGCCGGCGACGGCGCGTCCGGCGCGACGGCGGCGCGTGCGTAGTCGGTGGCGATGCTGCGGCCGGTCCGCCCGCTGAACGCGCGGCTCAGCATCGTCTCCTCGGGGAGCGTGTGCGCGAGCGCGTCGGCCCACGCGTGGTGGATGCCGGCCTCCGGACAGCGCAGGAACCCGGTGCCGACCTGCGCGGCCGATGCGCCTAACGCGAGCGCCGCGACCACGCCGCGTCCGTCGGCGATGCCGCCCGTCGCGACGACGGGCACGCGCACGGCGTCGACGACGGCGGGGACGAGCGCGACGAGGCCGACGAGGTCACGCTCGGCCCGCGACGCGTCGAACGCGCCGCGGTGGCCGCCGGCCTCGGCGCCCTGCGCGACGATGACGTCGGCGCCCGCCGCCTCCGCCGCGCGCGCCTCGGCCACCGTCGTCGCGACCGCGAACCACGCGATGCCGCGCTCCTTGAGGCGACCGACGAACGACGGCGGGTACAGCCCCATGATCGACGAGACGACGGCCGGCTTCACGTCGAGCAGCGCCTCGCACTGGGCGTCGAAGTCGGGGAGCGGCATGTCGCCCGCCTCGGGCGGCACCGGCGGGCCCCAGCGTCCGAGGAACGCGCGCACGCGCCCCTCCGCAGCCGCGTCGCGCGTCGGCGGCGGGTCGGGGGTCCAGAGGTTGATCTGGAACGGTGCGTCGGTCTCCGCGCGCACGGCGTCGGCCCACGCGACGATCTCGTCGCGTCCCATGAGCAGCGCACCGCACGCGCCGAGCGCGCCTGCGCTCGCGACGGCGATGGAGAGCGCCGGCGGGCTCGCGCCGCCCATCGGCGCGAGCAGGATCGGGATGCGCAGGCCAAAGCGCGCGCAGAACGCGTCGGTGCGGTCGAGGATCGTCGACATGCCGTACGGGTCGGAGGATCCTCATTCTAGCAGTTGAACCGCGGAGGACGCAGAGGGCCGCAGAGGACATCGATGGGGCGAGGTGCCAGGCGAGTACTCCGGGGATCCAAGTGCGATCGAAAAGATCTCGAGATCCTGCTCATCGCCGTTCGATCCCCAGGGTACTCGCCCAGCACCTCGAACCTGTGGTTCAATTCGAAGAGGCAGTCCTCTGCGGCCCTCTGCGTCCTCTGCGGTTCAACCGATAGTTAGGCGAGGGCCTCCGCGGGCGCGGCACGTGAGGCGGGCGGCACGACGCCGGCGAGCCGCGCGTAGACGGCGAGCTGGCCGTAGTGCTCCCCCGCGTGCTCGAGGAAGCTCACCATCGTGTCGAGCGACGGCGCGTCGACGGCGCGCGCATCGCCGCGCGCGATCTCGTCGCCCACGCCGCGGAAGCTGTCGCGCACGGCGGCGAGCACCGCGGCCTTGTCCGGGTACGCGTCCCGCGGCAGCTCGTTCGCCTCGCCGTCGGGGGACGCGCCGCGGAGCGCGTCACGCGCGTACAGGTTCCAGAACGCGAGATGGCGGAGCTGCTCCGCGAACGTGCGCACGTCGGGCGCCGGACGCCGCTCGTACGCCGCCTCGGGCACCGCCTCCGCGAGCTGCACCACCTTGTCGCCGATCTCGTTCCACCGCGTCGCCAGCATGTCGCGCATCGTTCGTCGCCTCCCCGTGCGGGTCGTGTCGCAGGCCTTCGGGACGGCGGCAGTCTACGGGCGCGCGCGGCGGCGGCGCTTGCGGCTTTTTGCGCTTCTCGCGACTAACTCCGTCCCTCCCACACCGGCGCGGCGAGCGCGGCGCGCAGCGCGGTCGGACGTCGGCGCGCGGCGGGGAGCGCCGACGGCGAGACGCCGAAACGGCGGCGGAACGTGGTCACGAAGTGGCTCAGCGACGCGAAGCCGACGGCGTAGCAGGTCGCGGTGACGCTCATGCCGGCGTCGAGCCGCCGCACCGCCTCGCGCAGCCGCACGGCCATCACGTAGCGGTGCGGCGGCAACCCGGTGAGTCGGCGGAAGACGCGCGCGAAATGATACGGGCTCATCCCCGCGGTGCCCGCGAGATCGCGCAGGGCGAGCGGCCGCGCGAACTCCGCCTCCACGCGCTCCGCCGTACGGGCGATGCGGCGCATCACGTCGGTCGGCGCGCCGTCGGCACGGCCGCGCGTCTCGTCGGGCGCGGGATCGAGCGACTCGAACAGCGCACCGGCGACGAGCTCGAGCCGCAGCGCGTCGGCACCGTCGCGCGCGCACGCATGCAGGCGGTGGCGGAGGAAGCGGTGGCGTGCGGAGCCGCGCACCGCCGCCGGCCGCAGCCCCGCGACACCCGCGCTCAGCAGATCTTCCACCGCGTCGGGCGCGTACGCGACGGAGAGGCAGCGGTCGATCGGCCGCTCGCAGGCGTGCCGGCAGGCGAACTCCGCGCCGCGCGGCATCGCGAACAGCATCCCCGGCGCGAACCTCCACCGCTGCGCGTCGCGCCCGGCGGGACGGATCTCGAACGTCCCCGCCTCGACGAACGCGATCGCATCGACCGATGCGCGCTCGCTCGACGGGTCGGCGTGCGCCTCGTCGCTCGGGTGGTCGAAGACGGAGAGCGTGACCTCCGGCGTGCGGAGCAGGACCTCGACGCGGTTCATGCGCTCACGCTACGCCGGCTCTCCCGCGCGCGCGAGTGGCAAGGAATCGCAAGCCGCACGATCCCGCGCTCACCCGCCGTGCGTGCTGTCGCTCGGCGCAGAGCCGATGCCGATCCTGATGTCGACGCGCACCTCCGCGGCGGTGCCGAGCGCGTACGCGACGAGGTCACCGTACGGCCGCGAGGCGGTGACGTTGAGCGCGAGCACGTACGGCCCGCCCACGACGTCGGCGAACGAGAACGCGCCGTCGGCGCCCGTCGTCTGCTCGCCGACGCGGATCGACACGCCCCTGCCGTCCTGGAGCACGTTGCGGTAGAGCGTGACGCGCATCCCCGCGACCGGCGCCGAGCCCGCGAGCACGCGTCCGCTCACGTGCACGCGGCTCGCGTAGGTGATCGTGCTCCCCGTGTCGCCCGGCTGCGCGAGCACCGCGCCGGCGGGTGCAGCCGGCCGGTCCTGCGCCGCGTCCGGCGTCGGTGAGGCGATGCGGTCGGCGCAGGCGGCGAGCGTCGTGACGAGGAGCGCGGGGACGAGCCTGGTTCGCATGTGGGTTCTCCCGGACGGTGACGGACGTGCAACCCCCACGCCCGGCGGCCGCGTCACCAGATGCGGATCCGCGTGCTGTCGGGGCGCACCATCGGGTCGCCCCGCTTGCAGCCGAACGCCCGCGCGAACTCCTCCATGTTCGACAGCGGCCCGTTGACGCGGAACTCGTTAGGCGAGTGCGGGTCGGTGGCGATCTGCAGCCGCGCCTGCTCGGGGCGCAGCGCGCCGCGTCGCGCCTGGGCGTAGGCGAGGAAGAACCGCTGCTCGGGCGTGAACCCATCGATGAGATTGCGCGGCCTGCCGGCGAGCTCGCGCTCCAGCGCCTCGTACGCGATGCTCACGCCGGCGATGTCGGCGATGTTCTCGCCGAGGGTGAGGCGGCCGTTCACGTGCAGCGAGTCGAGCACGGTGTACGCGTCGTACATCGACACGACCATGTCCGCGCGCTCCCTGAACCGCGCCGCGTCGTCGGCCGTCCACCAGTCGCGCAGGTTGCCCTTCGCGTCGAACTGCCGGCCCTGGTCGTCGAAGCCGTGGCTGATCTCGTGGCCGATCGTGCCGCCGATGCCGCCATAGTTCGCGCCGGGGTCGTACGTCGGATGGAAGAACGGCGGCTGCACGCGTCCGGCGGGGAACGCGACCTCGTTGTTCTGCGGGCTGTAGTACGCGTTCACCGTCGGCGGCGTCATCGCCCACCGCGTGCGGTCGGGCGCCTTGCCGACGCGCGAGAAGCCGTCCTGCTGGAAGTACTCGCGCACGCGCGCGACGTTGTGCACGAACGCGCCGGGCGCGACCTCCAGCCCGTCGTAGCTGCGCCACTTCTCGGGGTAGCCGAGCTTCTGGTCGAGCGCCTCGAGCTTGCGCAGCGCTTCCTGCCGCGTCGCCTCGCTCATCCACTCGAGCTTGCCCAACCGGTCGCGCAGCACGCCCCGTAGGTTCGCGGCCATGCGCTGCATCTCGCGCTTCGCGTCCGGCGTGAACGCGACCTTCACGTACTCCCTGCCCAACGCGTCGCCGAGCGTACCGTCGGTGGTGCGGAGGCAGCGCTGCCAGCGCGGGAGCTGCTCGCGCGCGCCGGTGAGCGCGCTGTTCATCGCGAAGTTGGCCGACTCGAACGCGGGTCCCATCACTCCCGCGTTGCCGGCGAGCACGCGCATGCGCAGATATGCGCGCCAGTCCTCGAGCGGCCGCGACTCCAGCTCGGTCGACAGCGCGCGCATGAACGCGGGCTGCCGCACGATGAGCCGATCGACCGCGGGCACGCCGGCGGCGGCGAGGAACTCGCGCGCGTGCAGCGCCGGCGCGAGCGTGTCGAGCGCCTCGAGGCTCATCGGGTTGTACGACGCGTTCGGGTCGCGCAGCTCGACGGGGCTCTTCGACGCGGTGGCGAGCGCGGTCTCGAGCGTCATGACGCGGGCCGCGTCGGCACGCGCGCTGTCCCCGGGAATTCCGGCCAGCTCGAACAGCCGCGCAGCGTAGGCGAGGTACGCGTCGCGGGCGCGCTGTCCGGTGGCGTCGGTGCGCGTGTAGAAGTCCTTCGTCGGCAGCCCGATCCCGCCCTGCCCCACCGACACGACGACGACGGTGTTGTTCTTCGCGTCGGGCCCC
The window above is part of the Gemmatirosa kalamazoonensis genome. Proteins encoded here:
- a CDS encoding SDR family oxidoreductase, giving the protein MRPSGNTILVTGATSGIGLALAERLLERGNTVIVCGRREERLREIAARLPAIHTHVADVSVETDRVALYEWATTTFPRLNVLVNNAGVQRRFATPPQEPWRETASEIETNLAAPIHLTFLFADHLARQEHAALLNVSSGLAFAPMAMMPIYCATKAAVHSFTLSMRHELGKRGIEVIEIIPPAVNTDLGGPGLHLFATPLDEFADAVIAQLEEGKTEVAYGTAAERARASREELDAWFARMNAR
- a CDS encoding PadR family transcriptional regulator; this translates as MAKTERDLYGTIELLVLKALSWAPSHGFGIARWIELVSGDDLRVEEGSLYPALYRLEAEGWIEAEWGVSANGRRAKFYTLTPLGRRMLRAEEGRWQRFVETMARVLAATPGTSTAAG
- a CDS encoding ABC transporter permease — its product is MPLGPDWLRERRFWRAAPDRDVDDELAFHLAMRAQLNESAGMDAQTARDAALARFGDVSEVRARCITLSNERERRMRRVELWSAARQHARYAFRRLRGAPGFAAAVVAMLALGIGATTTVFGVVDGILIRPLPFADPSRLVGLTHSIQIAGLSVVQQSDASFLLYQRHTRAFDGIAVWRTRDVNVAATDASAGAERVEAAGVSATFFPVLGVRPRAGRTFVEGEDRLGAPPIVVLSEPLWRRKFGADPAIVGKRVVVDGQPREVVGVMPAAFRYPSASIAIWYPLPLDPPHANPGSFNYTAVARLKPGVTPGAARADLARVLPRLLDEFPSDIPRAMFEQAHVTPIVTPLRDVLVGDVTRMLWLLLGAVVLLLLVACANVASLFLVRAEGAQRDLAVRNALGAGAGAIVAQYFGEAAVLAAAGGALGVALAAAGMAALHRLPSGVDLPRLAEVGVDARVVLFALVVSVLGALVVSLMPVLRARRIAPAVVLKESSRSATAGRDRQRARSALVVAQVALALVLVAGSALMARSFARLRDVSPGFEADGLFTMRVALPQATYTDGARALAFYDRVLAEARAIPGVRDATVTEWLPLTGDHNDSAMEIEDHPLAEGEVPPDHPLVFVTPEYFRTMRVPLLAGRTFTPVDAQHLPLEVLVSRAFARQYWPGKNPIGKRVRQGLTKTWYTVVGVAGDVHLEALEKPAEQAIYFPLAIPDDSGRADVTRAATIVVRTAGDPSRLAGPLRAAVRRVDPAIPTYAEQPMSAVLGASAARTRFVLLMLGVASLVALAIGAVGLYGVLAYGVTLRRREIGVRIALGAGRTHVSRMIARRGIALACAGVGVGLVGAIAATRVLHGLLYDVSPTDPVALAATTMVLLGVALLASWLPARRAAAVDPMEALRRD
- a CDS encoding NAD(P)H-dependent flavin oxidoreductase → MSTILDRTDAFCARFGLRIPILLAPMGGASPPALSIAVASAGALGACGALLMGRDEIVAWADAVRAETDAPFQINLWTPDPPPTRDAAAEGRVRAFLGRWGPPVPPEAGDMPLPDFDAQCEALLDVKPAVVSSIMGLYPPSFVGRLKERGIAWFAVATTVAEARAAEAAGADVIVAQGAEAGGHRGAFDASRAERDLVGLVALVPAVVDAVRVPVVATGGIADGRGVVAALALGASAAQVGTGFLRCPEAGIHHAWADALAHTLPEETMLSRAFSGRTGRSIATDYARAAVAPDAPSPAPYPVQRGLTTPMRVAGQQAADVHRMQPWAGQSAALAKAAPAAEVARGLWEEARGVLS
- a CDS encoding DinB family protein; amino-acid sequence: MRDMLATRWNEIGDKVVQLAEAVPEAAYERRPAPDVRTFAEQLRHLAFWNLYARDALRGASPDGEANELPRDAYPDKAAVLAAVRDSFRGVGDEIARGDARAVDAPSLDTMVSFLEHAGEHYGQLAVYARLAGVVPPASRAAPAEALA
- a CDS encoding helix-turn-helix transcriptional regulator, whose amino-acid sequence is MNRVEVLLRTPEVTLSVFDHPSDEAHADPSSERASVDAIAFVEAGTFEIRPAGRDAQRWRFAPGMLFAMPRGAEFACRHACERPIDRCLSVAYAPDAVEDLLSAGVAGLRPAAVRGSARHRFLRHRLHACARDGADALRLELVAGALFESLDPAPDETRGRADGAPTDVMRRIARTAERVEAEFARPLALRDLAGTAGMSPYHFARVFRRLTGLPPHRYVMAVRLREAVRRLDAGMSVTATCYAVGFASLSHFVTTFRRRFGVSPSALPAARRRPTALRAALAAPVWEGRS
- a CDS encoding carboxypeptidase-like regulatory domain-containing protein, whose translation is MRTRLVPALLVTTLAACADRIASPTPDAAQDRPAAPAGAVLAQPGDTGSTITYASRVHVSGRVLAGSAPVAGMRVTLYRNVLQDGRGVSIRVGEQTTGADGAFSFADVVGGPYVLALNVTASRPYGDLVAYALGTAAEVRVDIRIGIGSAPSDSTHGG
- a CDS encoding M13 family metallopeptidase; protein product: MLRLALRRAALALLLAPAALRAQTTPMPPLDRANLDTTCAPCENFYKYANGGWLKRATIPAAFSGWSSFNELEERNRAELRRILETAAARAASTRDADERLLGTFYASCMDSSAAERAGADPLRPELARIDAIADRDALRAELARLHRMGVGGGLGLGAGPDAKNNTVVVVSVGQGGIGLPTKDFYTRTDATGQRARDAYLAYAARLFELAGIPGDSARADAARVMTLETALATASKSPVELRDPNASYNPMSLEALDTLAPALHAREFLAAAGVPAVDRLIVRQPAFMRALSTELESRPLEDWRAYLRMRVLAGNAGVMGPAFESANFAMNSALTGAREQLPRWQRCLRTTDGTLGDALGREYVKVAFTPDAKREMQRMAANLRGVLRDRLGKLEWMSEATRQEALRKLEALDQKLGYPEKWRSYDGLEVAPGAFVHNVARVREYFQQDGFSRVGKAPDRTRWAMTPPTVNAYYSPQNNEVAFPAGRVQPPFFHPTYDPGANYGGIGGTIGHEISHGFDDQGRQFDAKGNLRDWWTADDAARFRERADMVVSMYDAYTVLDSLHVNGRLTLGENIADIAGVSIAYEALERELAGRPRNLIDGFTPEQRFFLAYAQARRGALRPEQARLQIATDPHSPNEFRVNGPLSNMEEFARAFGCKRGDPMVRPDSTRIRIW